The Streptomyces pactum genome contains a region encoding:
- a CDS encoding LytR C-terminal domain-containing protein — translation MGGQYKITGDKYPRMRPARRRGRLAVVTVACVTVLGVLGWGTLQLIDVFTGGDKASAAGAATHCRSTAAKASPSPAAAAVPKPSQVTVNVLNATTRGGLAQKTADELKKRGFRIGDVSNAPKEYDKKLAGAGVLLGPSASAKTSLPVLGTQLPGAESRTDAARKGTAVDLIIGKGFKGLAKRADADAALARLAAPQPASAAEKKSC, via the coding sequence ATGGGCGGCCAGTACAAGATCACGGGGGACAAGTACCCGCGGATGCGACCGGCCCGGCGACGCGGCCGGCTCGCGGTCGTCACCGTCGCCTGTGTCACCGTGCTCGGGGTGCTCGGCTGGGGCACGTTGCAGCTCATCGACGTCTTCACCGGCGGCGACAAGGCCTCCGCGGCCGGTGCCGCGACGCACTGCCGGAGCACGGCCGCGAAGGCGAGCCCCTCGCCCGCCGCCGCGGCCGTGCCGAAACCGTCCCAGGTGACCGTCAACGTGCTCAACGCGACGACCCGCGGCGGCCTCGCGCAGAAGACCGCCGACGAGCTGAAGAAGCGCGGCTTCCGCATCGGCGACGTCAGCAACGCGCCCAAGGAGTACGACAAGAAGCTCGCCGGCGCGGGCGTCCTGCTCGGCCCCTCCGCTTCCGCGAAGACCTCGCTGCCCGTGCTCGGCACCCAGCTCCCCGGCGCCGAGTCGCGCACCGACGCGGCCCGCAAGGGCACCGCCGTCGACCTGATCATCGGCAAGGGCTTCAAGGGCCTCGCGAAGCGGGCGGACGCCGACGCGGCGCTGGCCCGGCTGGCGGCGCCGCAGCCGGCGTCCGCCGCGGAGAAGAAGAGCTGCTGA
- a CDS encoding type II toxin-antitoxin system VapB family antitoxin — protein sequence MIFKRIGNGRPYPDHGRESTRQWADVAPRPVRLDQLVTTKGQLDLETLLAEDSTFYGDLFAHVVKWQGDLYLEDGLHRAVRAALQQRQVLHARVLELD from the coding sequence GTGATCTTCAAGCGCATCGGAAACGGCCGGCCGTACCCCGACCACGGCCGGGAGAGCACCCGGCAGTGGGCGGACGTCGCGCCGCGCCCGGTCCGCCTCGATCAGCTCGTGACGACCAAGGGCCAGCTCGACCTGGAGACGCTCCTCGCCGAGGACTCCACCTTCTACGGCGACCTCTTCGCGCACGTCGTGAAGTGGCAGGGCGACCTGTATCTGGAGGACGGCCTGCACCGCGCGGTGCGCGCGGCGCTCCAGCAGCGCCAGGTGCTGCACGCACGGGTCCTCGAACTCGACTGA
- a CDS encoding HdeD family acid-resistance protein, with protein sequence MTEPPSGTPEGQPYDDRGVHARTGAGTHTRTTGRHEHEPEPAFEGPLHLLSRTAWQTVLLTGIASLVLGVLVLVWPGASLRAAGVLFGLYLVVSGVLQLAAAFGTHRTTSLRVLAFISGAVSILLGLFCFRGPLQSVLLLALWIGIGWLFRGVTQVLAAVHDPAMPARGWHILLGAVTVVAGIVLIDSPVDSAAVLMLVGGWWLVAVGVVEIVTSIRLRGRAHQVPHTL encoded by the coding sequence ATGACCGAGCCTCCCAGCGGTACCCCCGAAGGGCAGCCGTACGACGACCGCGGGGTCCACGCCCGGACCGGCGCCGGAACACACACCCGGACCACCGGGCGGCACGAGCACGAGCCCGAACCCGCCTTCGAGGGGCCGCTGCACCTGCTGTCCCGCACCGCGTGGCAGACCGTGCTGCTCACCGGGATCGCCTCTCTCGTCCTCGGCGTACTGGTCCTGGTCTGGCCGGGCGCGTCACTGCGCGCCGCCGGCGTGCTCTTCGGCCTCTACCTCGTCGTCAGCGGCGTCCTCCAACTGGCCGCCGCCTTCGGCACGCACCGGACGACCTCGCTGCGGGTCCTCGCCTTCATCAGCGGCGCCGTGTCGATCCTGCTGGGCCTGTTCTGCTTCCGCGGCCCCTTGCAGTCGGTGCTGCTGCTCGCGCTGTGGATCGGCATCGGCTGGCTCTTCCGCGGCGTCACGCAGGTCCTGGCCGCCGTCCACGACCCGGCGATGCCCGCGCGCGGCTGGCACATCCTCCTGGGCGCCGTCACCGTCGTCGCGGGCATCGTCCTGATCGACTCGCCGGTGGACTCGGCGGCCGTCCTCATGCTGGTCGGCGGCTGGTGGCTCGTCGCCGTCGGCGTGGTCGAGATCGTCACGTCGATACGCCTGCGCGGGCGCGCCCACCAGGTCCCGCACACCCTGTGA
- a CDS encoding HhH-GPD-type base excision DNA repair protein, translated as MDVTLHLAQDPEADELLGRSPLAALVGMLLDQQVPMEWAFKGPSTIARRMGAEDLDAHDIAAYAPEAFAALLSDKPAVHRYPGSMAGRVQQLCRYLVETYDGDAESVWRGVSTGGELLKRLQDLPGFGKQKAQIFLALLGKQLGVRPEGWREAAGAYGEPKSFRSVADITGPESLTKVRAHKQEMKAAAKAAKASGE; from the coding sequence ATGGACGTCACACTTCACCTCGCCCAGGACCCCGAGGCCGACGAGCTCCTCGGCCGCAGCCCGCTCGCCGCGCTGGTCGGCATGCTGCTCGACCAGCAAGTTCCCATGGAGTGGGCGTTCAAGGGCCCGTCGACCATCGCCCGGCGCATGGGCGCGGAGGACCTGGACGCGCACGACATCGCGGCCTACGCCCCCGAGGCGTTCGCCGCCCTGCTCTCCGACAAGCCGGCCGTGCACCGTTACCCCGGCTCGATGGCGGGCCGCGTCCAGCAACTGTGCCGGTACCTCGTCGAGACCTACGACGGTGACGCCGAGTCCGTCTGGCGGGGCGTCTCCACCGGCGGGGAACTGCTGAAGCGGCTCCAGGACCTGCCGGGCTTCGGCAAGCAGAAGGCCCAGATCTTCCTCGCCCTGCTCGGCAAGCAGCTCGGCGTCCGGCCGGAGGGCTGGCGCGAGGCGGCCGGCGCCTACGGCGAACCGAAGTCCTTCCGCTCCGTCGCCGACATCACCGGCCCGGAGTCCCTGACGAAGGTCCGCGCGCACAAGCAGGAGATGAAGGCGGCGGCGAAGGCGGCGAAGGCCTCCGGCGAGTAG
- a CDS encoding siderophore-interacting protein, with protein sequence MGQGRGWEGAVLKLMRAKDFEFTVTDAGDVTPDFRRLRLTDGGMLAATGVHPTMWVRLWFDNAGKPHQRAYTLVDPDPAAGTFGLEFALHEGCASDWARAAKPGDTIEATVQGTGFEVPDPVPSRVFAVADPASLPALNSLLDALGAVPATIWFEGGGTDDGLPFRTDPARHEVRTLPRRDAGAHLVAQVKEALPELLRSAPEPFVWIACDTATTRALASYARKELGLPKQRVNALGYWRAT encoded by the coding sequence ATGGGGCAGGGGCGGGGTTGGGAGGGCGCGGTCCTCAAGCTGATGCGTGCGAAGGACTTCGAGTTCACCGTGACGGACGCCGGGGACGTGACCCCGGACTTCCGGCGGCTGCGGCTGACCGACGGCGGCATGCTGGCGGCGACCGGTGTCCACCCCACGATGTGGGTGCGGCTGTGGTTCGACAACGCGGGCAAGCCGCACCAGCGGGCGTACACGCTCGTCGACCCGGACCCGGCGGCGGGCACCTTCGGCCTGGAGTTCGCCCTGCACGAGGGGTGCGCGAGCGACTGGGCCAGGGCGGCCAAGCCTGGTGACACCATCGAGGCGACGGTCCAGGGCACCGGCTTCGAGGTCCCCGACCCGGTCCCCTCCCGCGTCTTCGCGGTGGCGGACCCGGCCTCCCTGCCCGCCCTCAACTCCCTCCTCGACGCGCTGGGGGCGGTCCCCGCGACGATCTGGTTCGAGGGCGGCGGCACGGACGACGGCCTGCCCTTCCGCACCGATCCCGCCCGCCACGAGGTCCGCACGCTCCCGCGCCGCGACGCGGGCGCGCACCTGGTCGCGCAGGTGAAGGAGGCGCTGCCGGAGCTGCTGCGGTCGGCTCCCGAGCCGTTCGTCTGGATCGCCTGCGACACGGCGACGACCCGGGCGCTGGCCTCGTACGCCCGCAAGGAGCTGGGGCTGCCCAAGCAGCGGGTGAACGCGCTGGGGTACTGGCGCGCGACCTGA
- a CDS encoding penicillin acylase family protein → MAETYRDAWGIPHLRAGDADGLARAQGRVTARDRAWQLEVERHRAQGTSASFLGPGALSWDRLARRARLADTARRCFAALEEKDAETAAWVRAYTDGVNEGLAACDAPEFARAGLAPGRWEPWAPLGVWLATHLLFAGFPAKLWREHITAHLGPDAVALFAADGPGTAGSNGWLVSGGRSLTGHAVIAGDPHRFIEDPGVYQQIHLSCPEFDVVGLAVPGVPGIAHFGHTGTVAWAITNAMADYQDLYRERLRRTGAGVEALGPDGAWHRAARHTETIRVAGEADVEVEVIETDRGPVVAGGPEGLDDGTPAALSLRYPPRVTADLGFGALLPLLRARRVADVDRALDAWAEPVNVVQAADTEGGLLHRVAGRVPLRSAANRLRPVPAWEPGHEWTGWHTPPRAGLTDGVAVMANQRGPATPLGVEFAPPHRADRIAALLAGKERWSAADMPAIHTDTHLASAAPLLDHLAALDDLTPEAGALRDRLLAWDRHMDAGSTGAAAYAAVRGAVVRRLAAHPVLAPASVPPAYPEVLLPWLALVPRVGYALEHLLRAEDLYGIDRAGAVRAALEEVAARPPAGTWGDTHRLAPWRALPDGSHGEEPGLSGDHDCVLCTSAVPGLTDRAARGPAARYVWDLADREDSRWVVPLGACGIPGSPHHRDQRPLWLDGELAPVVTDFDRLTKETDG, encoded by the coding sequence GTGGCCGAGACATACCGCGACGCCTGGGGGATCCCGCACCTGCGCGCGGGCGACGCGGACGGACTCGCCCGCGCCCAGGGCCGGGTGACCGCCCGTGACCGGGCCTGGCAGCTCGAGGTCGAGCGGCACCGCGCGCAGGGCACCTCCGCGTCCTTCCTCGGGCCCGGGGCCCTGTCCTGGGACCGCCTCGCCCGGCGGGCCCGGCTCGCGGACACCGCCCGCCGCTGCTTCGCGGCCCTGGAGGAGAAGGATGCGGAGACGGCCGCCTGGGTGCGGGCGTACACCGACGGAGTGAACGAGGGGCTCGCCGCCTGCGACGCCCCCGAGTTCGCCCGTGCGGGGCTCGCCCCGGGCCGCTGGGAGCCCTGGGCCCCGCTCGGCGTCTGGCTCGCCACGCACCTGCTCTTCGCCGGTTTCCCCGCCAAGCTTTGGCGCGAGCACATCACCGCGCACCTCGGCCCGGACGCCGTCGCCCTCTTCGCCGCCGACGGTCCCGGCACCGCCGGCAGCAACGGCTGGCTGGTGAGCGGCGGGCGGAGCCTGACCGGGCACGCCGTCATCGCCGGCGACCCGCACCGCTTCATCGAGGACCCCGGCGTCTACCAGCAGATCCACCTGTCCTGCCCGGAGTTCGACGTCGTCGGCCTCGCCGTGCCCGGCGTCCCCGGCATCGCCCACTTCGGCCACACCGGCACCGTCGCCTGGGCCATCACCAACGCCATGGCCGACTACCAGGACCTGTACCGCGAGCGACTGCGCCGCACCGGCGCCGGCGTCGAGGCACTCGGTCCCGACGGCGCCTGGCACCGAGCCGCCCGGCACACGGAGACGATCCGGGTCGCGGGGGAGGCCGACGTGGAGGTCGAGGTCATCGAGACCGACCGGGGCCCGGTCGTCGCCGGCGGACCCGAGGGCCTCGACGACGGCACCCCGGCCGCCCTCAGCCTGCGCTACCCGCCCCGCGTCACCGCCGACCTCGGCTTCGGCGCCCTGCTGCCGCTGCTGCGGGCCCGCCGGGTCGCCGACGTGGACCGCGCCCTGGACGCGTGGGCCGAGCCGGTCAACGTCGTGCAGGCCGCCGACACCGAGGGCGGGCTGCTGCACCGGGTGGCGGGACGGGTGCCGCTGCGGTCCGCCGCCAACCGCCTGCGTCCCGTGCCCGCGTGGGAGCCCGGCCACGAGTGGACCGGCTGGCACACCCCGCCCCGCGCCGGACTCACCGACGGCGTCGCCGTGATGGCCAACCAGCGCGGCCCGGCCACCCCGCTCGGCGTCGAGTTCGCCCCGCCGCACCGCGCCGACCGCATCGCCGCCCTGCTCGCCGGGAAGGAGCGCTGGTCGGCCGCCGACATGCCGGCCATCCACACGGACACCCACCTGGCCTCGGCCGCCCCCCTCCTCGACCACCTCGCGGCCCTGGACGACCTGACCCCCGAGGCCGGCGCCCTGCGCGACCGCCTCCTCGCCTGGGACCGGCACATGGACGCCGGCAGCACCGGCGCGGCGGCGTACGCGGCGGTGCGCGGGGCGGTCGTACGGCGGTTGGCGGCGCACCCGGTCCTCGCCCCGGCCTCCGTGCCGCCCGCGTACCCCGAGGTGCTGCTGCCGTGGCTCGCGCTCGTGCCGCGCGTCGGGTACGCCCTCGAACACCTGCTGCGCGCCGAGGACCTGTACGGCATCGACCGCGCCGGGGCCGTCCGCGCGGCGCTGGAGGAGGTGGCCGCACGGCCACCGGCCGGTACCTGGGGCGACACCCACCGCCTCGCCCCCTGGCGGGCGCTGCCGGACGGCTCCCACGGGGAGGAACCCGGCCTGTCCGGCGACCACGACTGCGTGCTGTGCACCTCGGCCGTTCCCGGCCTCACCGACCGCGCCGCGCGCGGCCCCGCCGCCCGCTACGTCTGGGACCTGGCCGACCGGGAGGACAGCCGCTGGGTGGTGCCCCTCGGCGCCTGCGGCATCCCCGGCTCGCCCCACCACCGCGACCAGCGCCCCCTGTGGCTCGACGGGGAACTCGCCCCCGTGGTCACCGACTTCGACCGGCTCACGAAGGAAACCGATGGCTGA